TCTGCTTTGCGAAAATGGGGGTCTTCTCCATCATTCAGGCTGACCATTAAAAAGGGTAAGTTGCCTTTGTAGTCAAAGCCTCGCTTTTGGGCATCCTTAGCTAGAGTTTTAGCTGCTTGTAGCCCTGATTGCGCTGCTGTAATCACTGCTGGATCAGCTGCAACATCTATGCAGTCAGCGCCCGCCAAAGTATAGGCTAAGGTTAAATTTCTGACTGCCGGCAAATGCTGGAAGCTGGCTCCGCAGATCAGCTTGAACCAGTTACCTTGTTTGAGGGATTGTAAGGGGACGAACAGATCAGTCACACTTCTATTATGCGTTTATGCGACTAAAAATAGTCGTCTGCGATCAAGAAAAAGTACAGATTTCCTGAATTTGGGCATTGGGTATTATTGGTTATTAATTCTTCTCCACATACTCCCGCAGCTTTTTAGGAGGCTGAGATACATGACAGTCAATGCAATAACTGTATGTTTTGTAGAAGACTCTGCTGAAGATAGAGCTTTGTATCGACGCTTCTTAGAGCGGGACGATCGCTACACTTATGATATTTATGAGTTTGAGTCGGGAAATAAGGCGCTACAAGTATGCCTTGGGAAAATACCGGACGTAGTTTTGTTGGACTACCGATTACCAGATTTAGACGGACTAGAATTTCTCACTAAGCTACAAAGGCAAATTTCCAGCAGCCAAACTTCAGTAATTATGCTGACTGGACAGGGTGACGAAACGATCGCAGTCCAAGCTATCAAGAGTGGGGCCCATGATTATCTAGTTAAGGGAAAACTGACCCAAGAAAATTTTTGCCGAACGATTCATGGGGCGATTAAGCATAAGCAGCTAATGCAGCAACTAGAACAGCAGCAGGAACAACAACGCCTAGTAGGAGCGATCGCTCTGGATATTCGCAAATCTTTGCAGCTTCCAGACATTCTTACTACTAGTGTTCAAGAAGTCCGCCAGTTACTGGGCGCTGATCGGGTACTGGTGTATCAATTCACTGCTCAGACGCAGGGTTGTATTGTATCAGAGTCAGTGTTATCTGAATGGACAACAAGCTTGGGGCTGGAAATTGAAGATACCTGTTTTCAAGAAAGCCAGGGGGAAAAATACCGCCAAGGAAAAATTTGGACAACTACGAATATCTATGAAGCGGGTTTAAGTGAGTGCCATCTTCAATTATTAGAACAGTTTCAGGTAAAAGCGAATTTAGTTGTCCCCATTTTGGTACAAAACATAAAGACTTTAGCAGTTGAACTTTGGGGGCTATTTATTGTGCATCAATGTTCTGCTCCCCGTGAATGGCAGACATTTGAGGTGGAATTGCTATCTTCACTGACCGTACAACTAGCGATCGCTATTCAACAAGCCCAACTTTACGACAATCTGCAAACCCTCAACAGCGAATTAGAAGCCAAAGTCCAAGAACGCACTATCAAATTGCAAGAAAGCGATCGCCGATTTCAGGCAATCTTTAATAACACTTTCCAATTCACAGGACTGCTAACGCCATCTGGTATTTTACTGGAAGCGAACCAGACGGCGCTAAGTTTTGGCGGACTTCAGCTTGAAGATGTCATCAATCGCCCTTTTTGGGAAGCGCACTGGTGGACAATTTCACCGCAAATTCAAGAAGAATTAAAACAAGCGATCGCTCGTGCATCTCAAGGTGAGTTTGTCCGCTATGAAGTTGACGTTCTAGGCGCAAATAACCGAGTAGCAACAATCGATTTTTCACTGCGTCCGCTTCCAGATGAGACCGGTAAAGTCGTTTTGTTAATTCCAGAAGGGCGAGATATCACTGAACGCAAAATTTTGGAGCGAGAACTAGCTCACAAGCAAAAGTTATTGGATTCCTTCATCAATAACGCACCCGTTGGTATAACCATTATGGATCGGGAACTGCGTTATTCATTCATTAATGAAGCATTAGCCGAAATGAATGGTATTCCCCTAGCAGCGCATATTGGCAAGACCCTGTGGGAAATTATCCCAGATTTGGCCCCAACGGTGGAGCAGGTGTTTCGACAAGTTTTGACAACAGGTGAACCGATTCTAGATTTGGAAATCAGTGGAGAAACCCCAAAACAGCCCGGTGTCATCAGGACTTGGCTAGTTTCCTACTTTCCAATCCAGTCTGAAGCCGATGAACCGATTAGCATGGGCATTGTGGTAATTGAAATCAGCGATCGCAAACGCGCTGAACAGATGTTAGAACTACAAGCAGTAATTACCCGTAACATGGCGGAGGGAATTTGCCTAGTTGATGCTACCGATGGGATGTTTGTCTACGCCAATCCTAAATTTGAGCAAATGTTTGGCTATGAAACTGGTGAATTAATCGGTCAACATGTGTCCATTGTCAACTATGGAAAGGAACATACTACACCCGAAGAAGTGAACCAGGCAATTAGTACTGCTGTTTTGCAATATGGTGAAGCTACTTATGAAGTTCATAATGTCAAAAAAGATGGCACTCCATTCTGGTGTAACGCCACCGCTTCTGTTTTTCAACATCCTGAGTATGGAAGCGTTCTTGTAGCTGTCCAACAAGATATCACTGAGCATAAGCAAGCGCAGGAAAAAATTAAAGCCTCTCTCAAAGAAAAAGAGGTATTACTTAGGGCTTGCTGAAAAAGAAAGAAAAGGTTGCAGTATCTAGATTATCAGACCAAAGAAGTATATTCCGGTGCAAGATTTGAAGGTAAAATAGCCCAAAATCCTTGCATGACTGTGGTCAGACGAGACAAGCGTGTATCCGATGTAACCATGTACCGAAAAGAAGAATCAACTCCAATTCCACCAGAAAATTTTGAACTTCCATTTGAGGGAAAGTTATCATCAGATAATCGTTGGGTCATTATGGCGAATTTCATACCCTGGACAGAATTTGAGTCGGAATATTCTTCCGGGTTCTCCGCAGAGATGGGGGCACCAGCAAAGTCATTTCGGATGGCGTTAGGTGCATTAATAATAAAAGAGAAACTAGGCATAAGTGACAGAGAAACAGTAGAGCAAATCAAAGAGAACCCTTATCTACAGTATTTTATAGGGATATCATCTTATAGTAATGAAACTCCCTTTGACGCATCAATGTTAGTACATTTTCGTGAAAGAATTAGTGCTGATTTTGTTAACAAAGTTAATCAAAAAATGGTGAAGAAGATGCTTGAAAAAACATCTTCGATTGACAATGAAAAAAAAACCGAAGAATCAGAAAAAGAAGTAAGTGGTCTAAAAAATCTGGGGAAATTAATATTAGATGCCACTTGTGCGCCAGGTGATATTAGCTATCCAACAGATTTAGGGCTACTAAATCAAGCCAGAAGGCAGACAGAAAAAATTATAGACTTTCTTTATGAACAGGTACTGGGTCAATTAGATAAAAAACCTAGAACATATCGACAGGTAGCAAGAAAAGATTATCTAGAAGTAGCTAAAAAACGTCGCGTTTCCCAAAAAGACCGGAGAAAAGCTATAAGAAAACAGCTTCAATATATTAAAAGAAACTTATCTCATATTGACCAGCTAATCAGTTCAGGAGCAACTCTAAAAAATTTAATAAACAGACAATATAAGATGTTGCTTGTAGTCGGAGAAGTCTATCGTCAACAACTATGGTTATATGAAAATAAAAAACAGAGTATTAATGATCGTATCGTCAGTTTAACTCAACCACATATCCGTCCCATTGTCCGAGGGAAAGCTGGGAAAGCCGTGGAGTTTGGGGCAAAATTGTCGGCTAGTTATTACAATGGATATGTATTTTTAGACCATATTAGTTGGGATAATTTTAATGAATCAGGAGACTTAAAAGCACAAGTAGAATCCTTTAAAAACTACACTGGTTATTATCCAGAATCCGTTCATGTTGATAAAATTTACCGGACACGAGAGAATCGAGCTTGGTGTAAAGAACGAGGTATTAGAATTAGTGGAAACCCTTTAGGCAGACCTCCAGCCAATGTAAGTAAGGAAAAAAAGAAGCAAGCTGTCTTATGATGAAAGAATTCGTAATTCTATTGAGGGAAAGTTTGGGCAAGCTAAAAGAAGATTTAGCCTGGGTAGAGTGATGGCGAAACTGTCTCATACTTCTAAAACTGCAATTGCTATTACTTTTTTAGTAATGAATCTTTCTACTCAACTGTCACGCTTTAAGAGTGCTTTTTTATGTCTATTTTTGAAAACAACACCTTTTTTTCGCTCTAATATTATTGAAAATAATAGTTTAGCCAATCAAAAACAACAAAAACTTATATTTAGGGCTTGCTTGAATAACTGACCAATCCTGATCTTGCTTTTTTATGACTTTTTCAGCAAGCCCTACTTAAAGAAATTCACCATCGGGTAAAGAACAATTTAGGAATTGTTAGCAGTTTGCTACAAATGCAGTGCAGACGTACACAAGATCCTCTGGTAGCTGCAATTCTGCGCGATAGTCAAAACCGCATTGCCTCTATTGCCTTAGTTCATGAAAAACTGTATCGCTCTGAAAACCTCGCTAATATTGATTTCGCTCAATACATCCCAGATTTAACAACTCATTTATTCGATTCTTATAACGTCAGTTCTAGCAAAATCCAACTCAAGATTCAAGTTGATAATGCTAGCCTCGACATCGAAACCGCCATTCCTTGTGGCTTGATTATCAATGAACTGGTTTCCAATGCTTTGAAATACGCCTTTGTGGGTAATCGTGCAGGAGAAATCGAGGTTAAGTTTTATCAAGAATTCGAGTCTACTTTGACACTCATTATTCGAGATAATGGTATTGGTTTACCGGAAAATTTTGATAACAAGAAAGCTAAGACACTTGGCATCACACTTGTCCAGGGTTTAGTCAAACAGCTACGAGGAAAACTTGAAATTGTCTCTAACCAGGGAACACAGTTCAAAATTACTTTTACAAATAGTCGTGTATAAAGAACATGATTACCATTCCATCAAATAATCAAACAGATGAAAGAGCTAGAATCCTTGTGGTTGAGGATGAATACATTCTTGCCATCAACTTACAAGAAAGTTTAGAGTCTCTGGGATACACTGTTTTAGGTATGACCGATTCCGCAGAGGAGGCAATTGAAAAAGCGACTGACTTACACCCAAACTTGATTTTAATGGATATCAGGTTACGCGGTGACATGGACGGCATCCAAGCAGCAGAACAAATCTGGAATAATTTGCAAATTCCTGTTATCTACGTTACAGGCCATTCTGATAAAAGTACTGTAGAGCGGGCAACACTAACATCCCCCTTTGGGTATATTCTCAAACCCATCAAAGAGCAAGAACTTTACGTTGCTATTCAAACAGCACTCAATCGCTATGAGCGCGAGCAATTTTTGAGTTCTGTGCTGCGGGGAATGGGTGATGGGGTGGTTGTCGTCGATCCTGAGTTGCGCGTCAAGTACCTCAATCAGGTGGCTGAAGCTCTGACAGGGTGGCGATGGGATGAAGCCAAGGGACGGATGTTAACGGAGGTGTTCAAGCTTGTTAATGAACAAACTCAGTTTCCTGCCCAAAATCCAATGATTGCAGCCCTCCAACAAGAAACTACTATCTATCTAGATAGTCACATTTCACTAGTTGCTAAAGACAAGACAACTATACCAATAGCTGATAGTGCTACTCCCCTGAGAAATAATAGTGGTGCAATTACAGGAGCCATAATGGTGTTTCGGGATGATACACAACGACGACTAACTGAAGAACGCAATCTTGCAACTGCACGTGCCCAACAACTCGAAATTCAAGTGGCAGAACTCAAACGACTAAACAAGTTAAAAGAGGATTTTCTCGCAACTACTTCTCATGAAATGCGAACACCCTTGTCAAACATCAAAATGACAATCTCCACCCTAGAAAATCTTCTTGAGCGACAGGGCATCTTAAATTCAAACCCACTTTCTCCATTTGAATCTGTTGCCCACTACTTAACTATCCTGCGTGAACAGTGCGAACAAGAACTTGATCTAGTAGACAATTTACTGTATATCCGAATGATTGATGCAGATGTCTATCCGTTGGAATTAACTTCAATTCACCTCCAAAACTGGCTGCCTCACGTTGCCGAGTATTTTGAGGAACGGGCTAGAGCTAGGGAACAGACTTTGCAAGTTAATATTCCTCCAAATTTACCACCTTTAGTTTCAGACTTGCCTAGCCTAACCGAAATTGTCTCAGAGCTACTCAACAATGCTTGCAAATATACTCCATCCGAAGGACAGATTGTGGTGGATGTTCGGGTAATCGACACCACAAAAAGTCTCACAAATAAGAATGCTGAATCTGGTATATTAGGTGATTTTCAAGTTCCCTACTTTCAAATTACAATTAGTAATTCTGGGGTGATAATCCCCAAAAATGAACAATCCCGGATCTTTGAGCCATTTTACCGAATTCCTCAGAGCGATCGCTGGCAACATAGCGGCACAGGATTAGGTTTAGCATTAGTGAAGAAGTTAGTAGAATATCTCCAAGGCACAATTGAAGTTACCAGTTCTCAGGGTTGGACAATATTCACAGTCAAACTCCCGTTTAGGATATCTAGGTGATTAGCGATCCAACGAATTAATCAGCTGTTAGCTTAACATTGATTAAAGATTATCCCTCAATACAACTAGGAATACCCAAAACAGCGCAGGGGAAATTAGAACCTAACGCTTCAATCATCGGATGATTAACAGAGTTGCAACCTAGAAACAGAATATCGGCGACTTCGGATTCAACAACTTTGTGAAGTTCTGTAGAAATGCAACCAAACCGCAAATGAGATTTGAAAGAACCCTGCCATTCTTCAGCCAGACTTCGGGCTTGCCAGAGAATTATATCTGCTTGTTGGAGGGGAGTTATCACTGTCTGCAATTTAGGTTGAGTTAATACCTGGGCAAT
This Nostoc sp. KVJ3 DNA region includes the following protein-coding sequences:
- a CDS encoding PAS domain S-box protein; the protein is MTVNAITVCFVEDSAEDRALYRRFLERDDRYTYDIYEFESGNKALQVCLGKIPDVVLLDYRLPDLDGLEFLTKLQRQISSSQTSVIMLTGQGDETIAVQAIKSGAHDYLVKGKLTQENFCRTIHGAIKHKQLMQQLEQQQEQQRLVGAIALDIRKSLQLPDILTTSVQEVRQLLGADRVLVYQFTAQTQGCIVSESVLSEWTTSLGLEIEDTCFQESQGEKYRQGKIWTTTNIYEAGLSECHLQLLEQFQVKANLVVPILVQNIKTLAVELWGLFIVHQCSAPREWQTFEVELLSSLTVQLAIAIQQAQLYDNLQTLNSELEAKVQERTIKLQESDRRFQAIFNNTFQFTGLLTPSGILLEANQTALSFGGLQLEDVINRPFWEAHWWTISPQIQEELKQAIARASQGEFVRYEVDVLGANNRVATIDFSLRPLPDETGKVVLLIPEGRDITERKILERELAHKQKLLDSFINNAPVGITIMDRELRYSFINEALAEMNGIPLAAHIGKTLWEIIPDLAPTVEQVFRQVLTTGEPILDLEISGETPKQPGVIRTWLVSYFPIQSEADEPISMGIVVIEISDRKRAEQMLELQAVITRNMAEGICLVDATDGMFVYANPKFEQMFGYETGELIGQHVSIVNYGKEHTTPEEVNQAISTAVLQYGEATYEVHNVKKDGTPFWCNATASVFQHPEYGSVLVAVQQDITEHKQAQEKIKASLKEKEVLLRAC
- a CDS encoding IS5 family transposase (programmed frameshift); its protein translation is MYRKEESTPIPPENFELPFEGKLSSDNRWVIMANFIPWTEFESEYSSGFSAEMGAPAKSFRMALGALIIKEKLGISDRETVEQIKENPYLQYFIGISSYSNETPFDASMLVHFRERISADFVNKVNQKMVKKMLEKTSSIDNEKKTEESEKEVSGLKNLGKLILDATCAPGDISYPTDLGLLNQARRQTEKIIDFLYEQVLGQLDKKPRTYRQVARKDYLEVAKKRRVSQKDRRKAIRKQLQYIKRNLSHIDQLISSGATLKNLINRQYKMLLVVGEVYRQQLWLYENKKQSINDRIVSLTQPHIRPIVRGKAGKAVEFGAKLSASYYNGYVFLDHISWDNFNESGDLKAQVESFKNYTGYYPESVHVDKIYRTRENRAWCKERGIRISGNPLGRPPANVSKEKKKQASYDERIRNSIEGKFGQAKRRFSLGRVMAKLSHTSKTAIAITFLVMNLSTQLSRFKSAFLCLFLKTTPFFRSNIIENNSLANQKQQKLIFRACLNN
- a CDS encoding sensor histidine kinase yields the protein MHHRVKNNLGIVSSLLQMQCRRTQDPLVAAILRDSQNRIASIALVHEKLYRSENLANIDFAQYIPDLTTHLFDSYNVSSSKIQLKIQVDNASLDIETAIPCGLIINELVSNALKYAFVGNRAGEIEVKFYQEFESTLTLIIRDNGIGLPENFDNKKAKTLGITLVQGLVKQLRGKLEIVSNQGTQFKITFTNSRV
- a CDS encoding ATP-binding protein; this encodes MITIPSNNQTDERARILVVEDEYILAINLQESLESLGYTVLGMTDSAEEAIEKATDLHPNLILMDIRLRGDMDGIQAAEQIWNNLQIPVIYVTGHSDKSTVERATLTSPFGYILKPIKEQELYVAIQTALNRYEREQFLSSVLRGMGDGVVVVDPELRVKYLNQVAEALTGWRWDEAKGRMLTEVFKLVNEQTQFPAQNPMIAALQQETTIYLDSHISLVAKDKTTIPIADSATPLRNNSGAITGAIMVFRDDTQRRLTEERNLATARAQQLEIQVAELKRLNKLKEDFLATTSHEMRTPLSNIKMTISTLENLLERQGILNSNPLSPFESVAHYLTILREQCEQELDLVDNLLYIRMIDADVYPLELTSIHLQNWLPHVAEYFEERARAREQTLQVNIPPNLPPLVSDLPSLTEIVSELLNNACKYTPSEGQIVVDVRVIDTTKSLTNKNAESGILGDFQVPYFQITISNSGVIIPKNEQSRIFEPFYRIPQSDRWQHSGTGLGLALVKKLVEYLQGTIEVTSSQGWTIFTVKLPFRISR